A genome region from Gymnogyps californianus isolate 813 chromosome 4, ASM1813914v2, whole genome shotgun sequence includes the following:
- the LOC127015580 gene encoding toll-like receptor 2 type-1 has protein sequence MQYTSKMFNQTKHKSRTTYTWQVWAIYTVLAANLSEERVLKQACPSCDATELCNCSSMGLDFIPPGLTGKITTLNLAHNRIKHIRSQDLQQAVNLRALLLQSNEISSIDNDSFRSLRKLELLNLSNNSLAHLSPVWFRHLFALQHLCLQGNSYRDLGESSPFSSLRNLSSLHLGNPWFSTIRQGNFEGIELLNKLWIDGGNLSQYEPGSLKSIKKINHMIITIRSSNVFSAIVRDLLHSVTWLEVREIKLEVEKKSFVQNSTLPFRIRKLTFKDALFTDQYISRVIILLKEITSLQELEAIDCVLEGKGEWDTKEIERSGQSFVETVSVINIMIQNFHMFFDLDGMESQINKIKSLTIASSRVFMVPCKLAKHFSSLLYLDFHDNLLVNNRLNETICGDAWPSLQTLNLSQNSLKSLKQTANSVTRLPKLINLDISQNKFGEIPDVCEWPKTLKYLNLSSTQIPKLTTCIPPTLEVLDVSANNLREFGLQLPFLKELYLAKNRLKALPGAAPIPNLVALSIRRNKLNSFSRGEFEAFKKMELLDASDNNFICSCEFLSFIHHQAGIAQVLVGWPDKYICDSPLAVRGAQVGAVHLSLMECHRSLVVSLICALVFLVILILVAIGYKYHAVWYLRMTWAWLQAKRKPKRAPPKDVCYDAFVSYSENDSDWVENIMVRELEQACPPFRLCLHKRDFVPGKWIVDNIIDSIEKSHKTLFVLSEHFVQSEWCKYELDFSHFRLFDENNDAAILVLLEPIQSKAIPKRFCKLRKIMNTKTYLEWPRGEEQQEMFWENLKGALKS, from the exons ATGCAGTACACAAG CAAAATGttcaaccaaacaaaacacaaatcaaGAACTACATACACGTGGCAAGTGTGGGCCATCTACACGGTCTTAGCTGCAAACCTCTCTGAAGAGCGAGTGCTGAAGCAGGCTTGTCCTTCATGTGATGCCACTGAGCTTTGCAACTGCTCTTCCATGGGCTTGGACTTTATTCCCCCAGGGCTCACGGGCAAAATCACAACTTTAAACCTGGCCCACAACAGGATAAAGCACATCCGATCCCAGGatctgcagcaggctgtgaacctgagagccctgctgctgcagtccaACGAAATCAGCTCAATAGACAACGACTCGTTTCGCTCCCTTAGGAAACTGGAGCTCTTGAACTTATCAAATAACAGCTTGGCTCACCTGTCCCCTGTGTGGTTTAGGCACCTTTTtgcgctccagcacctctgcctTCAAGGGAACTCCTACAGAGACCTGGGGGAAAGTTCCCCCTTTTCTAGCCTGAGGAACCTGAGCTCTCTCCACCTGGGTAACCCATGGTTCTCCACGATAAGGCAAGGGAACTTTGAGGGCATTGAGCTTCTCAACAAGTTGTGGATTGACGGTGGCAATCTCAGTCAGTATGAGCCGGGAAGTTTGAAATCAATTAAGAAGATAAATCACATGATCATAACCATAAGAAGTAGTAATGTATTCTCAGCAATTGTCAGGGATCTTCTGCACTCTGTCACTTGGTTAGAAGTGAGAGAAATCAAATTAGaggttgaaaaaaaaagctttgtgcaGAACTCTACGCTTCCTTTTAGGATACGAAAACTTACGTTTAAAGATGCTTTGTTCACAGATCAATATATTAGCCGAGTAATAATATTACTGAAGGAAATCACATCTTTGCAAGAGTTAGAGGCAATCGATTGTGTGCTTGAGGGGAAAGGAGAATGGGATActaaagaaattgaaagaagTGGGCAAAGTTTTGTTGAAACAGTATCAGTAATAAATATAATGATTCAgaattttcatatgttttttgACCTGGACGGCATGGAGtcacaaataaacaaaattaaaagtctCACCATTGCAAGCTCTAGAGTTTTCATGGTACCATGCAaacttgcaaaacatttttcatcacTTCTGTATCTGGACTTTCATGATAATTTGCTTGTAAATAATCGCTTAAATGAGACAATCTGTGGAGATGCTTGGCCTTCACTGCAAACTTTAAATCTAAGTCAAAACTCTCTAAAATCTCTGAAACAGACTGCAAATTCTGTAACTCGTCTACCCAAACTGATTAATCTTGACATTAGCCAAAATAAGTTTGGTGAGATTCCAGATGTGTGTGAATGGCCaaaaactctgaaatatttaaacctCTCCAGCACTCAGATTCCTAAACTAACGACTTGCATTCCCCCAACGCTGGAAGTTTTGGACGTTAGCGCTAACAACCTGAGGGAGTTTGGACTGCAACTCCCATTTCTCAAAGAGCTCTACCTCGCAAAAAACCGTCTGAAGGCCTTGCCTGGTGCCGCACCCATTCCCAACTTAGTGGCCCTGTCAATCAGAAGAAACAAGCTCAACAGTTTCTCCAGGGGAGAGTTTGAGGCCTTCAAGAAAATGGAGCTGCTGGATGCCAGTGACAACAACTTCATCTGCTCCTGTGAATTCCTCTCCTTCATCCACCACCAGGCCGGGATAGCCCAGGTGCTGGTGGGGTGGCCAGACAAGTACATCTGTGACTCTCCCCTGGCAGTGAGAGGGGCGCAGGTTGGAGCCGTGCACCTTTCCCTGATGGAGTGCCACAGGTCCCTCGTGGTATCGTTGATCTGTGCCCTGGTGTTCCTGGTCATCCTCATCCTCGTGGCCATCGGCTACAAGTACCACGCAGTCTGGTACCTGAGAATGACCTGGGCATGGCTCCAAGCCAAGCGGAAGCCCAAGCGAGCCCCCCCGAAGGACGTCTGCTACGACGCTTTTGTCTCCTACAGCGAGAACGACTCCGACTGGGTGGAAAACATAATGGTGCGGGAGCTGGAGCAGGCCTGCCCCCCGTTTCGGCTCTGCCTCCATAAGCGGGACTTTGTGCCCGGGAAGTGGATCGTGGACAACATCATCGACTCCATAGAGAAGAGCCACAAAACGCTCTTTGTGCTGTCCGAGCACTTTGTGCAGAGCGAGTGGTGCAAATACGAGCTGGACTTCTCGCACTTCCGCCTCTTTGACGAGAACAACGATGCAGCGATTCTCGTCCTCCTGGAGCCCATCCAGAGCAAAGCGATTCCCAAGAGGTTCTGCAAGCTGCGGAAGATCATGAACACAAAGACCTACCTGGAGTGGCCTCGTGgtgaagagcagcaggagatgtTCTGGGAAAACCTGAAAGGAGCCTTGAAGTCATAG